A single window of Sporosarcina sp. FSL W7-1349 DNA harbors:
- a CDS encoding LysR family transcriptional regulator yields the protein MTTTELEIIKALAEEGNMRKAAERLFLSQPALSQRLQSIEKEWGTLLFLRSQKGLEPTPAGELVIQYAKEAIGKREETVELIASMADKVHGTLKIACASIVCQAWLPQVLKDYVKQYPDAKISLMTGWSSEIVKALYEGEAHVGIVRGQVDWKSHKKYLFRDRLYLVDQEIQTLDELNDTDRPFVQFKSDSNYHMEIRRWWQHHFNQYPNRQITVDQIETCKQLAVNGIGYAILPSITLTGDEVVNKVPLLNNEEEFELTRDTWLIGYESTFSLKQVDAFSQIVQTHAELMQRNHEY from the coding sequence ATGACAACAACTGAATTGGAAATCATCAAAGCACTCGCCGAGGAGGGGAATATGCGGAAGGCCGCAGAGCGTTTATTTTTATCACAACCCGCTCTGTCTCAACGGTTGCAGTCCATCGAGAAGGAGTGGGGGACGCTGCTGTTCCTCCGCTCCCAGAAAGGTCTGGAGCCGACGCCCGCCGGGGAATTGGTCATCCAATATGCGAAGGAAGCGATCGGCAAGCGGGAAGAGACGGTCGAATTAATCGCTTCGATGGCAGATAAAGTGCACGGGACGCTAAAGATCGCCTGCGCCTCCATCGTATGCCAAGCTTGGCTTCCTCAAGTGCTGAAAGACTATGTGAAACAATATCCCGATGCGAAGATATCCCTCATGACAGGATGGAGTTCTGAAATTGTCAAAGCGCTCTATGAAGGAGAGGCGCATGTCGGAATCGTCCGCGGACAGGTAGATTGGAAGAGCCACAAGAAGTATCTGTTTCGCGACAGGCTCTATTTAGTGGACCAGGAAATCCAGACGTTGGATGAGTTAAATGACACCGATCGCCCCTTTGTCCAGTTCAAAAGTGACTCCAATTATCATATGGAAATCCGCAGGTGGTGGCAGCATCATTTCAATCAATACCCGAATCGCCAGATCACTGTCGATCAAATCGAGACATGCAAGCAACTTGCGGTGAACGGGATCGGCTATGCCATCTTGCCATCCATCACACTGACCGGCGACGAAGTGGTGAATAAAGTGCCATTGCTCAATAATGAGGAGGAATTCGAATTGACACGTGATACGTGGCTGATCGGCTATGAATCGACCTTCTCCTTAAAGCAAGTGGACGCCTTCTCCCAAATTGTCCAAACCCACGCGGAACTGATGCAAAGAAATCATGAATATTAA
- a CDS encoding MDR family MFS transporter, with the protein MEIQQKRTNRPLVLISVMLAMFVGAVEATIVTTAMPSIAADLGGFSRYSWIFSAYMLMSTVTVLIYGKLADLFGRKPILFIGMAIFLIGSILCGFAVTMEQLIGYRFLQGLGAGAVMPIATTIVGDIYTTEERAKIQGYLSSVWGISAVSGPVIGGMLVQYLNWKFVFWVNVPLGVLAILGIYLFLHEPVREKKVSIDYKGAILLTTSLSVILYWLVEGGHSFSRQSIYSFALVGIGIVLFAIFVRVEKTVAEPMMPFSIWKNPVILYANLVSMTTGVILIGISSYLPTFVTGVMEQPAIIAGFTLTSMSIGWPIASSIAGHLLIRYGTFRVSFVGGLSLIIGTGLFVLMNAESGPWWAALASFFVGIGMGLTSTSFIVTIQGAVVHEQRGSATAANMFMRNLGNTVGAAIFGAVLNGSLLYQFNKQQSDFQVDDINLLLTASSREALPASELHSLQTTLDISLQWVYLSVALFALLSLLLILRIPRGKGYHHDNN; encoded by the coding sequence ATGGAAATACAGCAGAAACGGACGAATCGTCCACTTGTTTTAATATCAGTCATGTTGGCCATGTTTGTCGGCGCGGTGGAAGCGACGATTGTCACGACAGCGATGCCTTCGATTGCCGCCGACTTGGGCGGTTTCTCCAGGTATAGCTGGATTTTTTCCGCTTATATGCTGATGAGTACTGTAACGGTGCTCATTTATGGAAAATTGGCCGATTTGTTCGGTCGGAAGCCAATCCTTTTTATCGGGATGGCCATTTTTTTAATCGGCTCGATCTTGTGCGGGTTCGCCGTGACGATGGAACAATTGATCGGCTACCGTTTCTTGCAAGGCTTGGGTGCAGGTGCCGTCATGCCGATTGCCACGACGATTGTCGGTGATATTTACACGACGGAAGAGCGGGCGAAAATCCAAGGGTATTTATCCAGTGTCTGGGGGATTTCCGCGGTTTCCGGCCCGGTGATCGGAGGAATGCTCGTCCAGTATTTGAATTGGAAATTCGTTTTCTGGGTCAATGTGCCATTGGGGGTGCTTGCCATTTTGGGGATTTATTTATTCCTTCATGAACCGGTCCGCGAGAAAAAGGTTTCCATCGATTACAAAGGGGCCATCCTGTTAACGACTTCCTTATCCGTTATTTTGTATTGGCTTGTGGAGGGCGGGCATTCGTTCAGCCGCCAATCCATTTATAGTTTTGCATTGGTCGGAATCGGAATCGTGTTGTTTGCCATCTTTGTCCGCGTCGAGAAGACGGTGGCAGAGCCGATGATGCCGTTTTCGATTTGGAAAAACCCGGTCATCTTGTATGCCAATTTGGTGTCGATGACAACAGGGGTTATTTTGATCGGGATATCCTCCTATTTGCCGACGTTTGTCACAGGTGTGATGGAACAGCCGGCCATCATTGCGGGCTTCACATTGACGTCAATGTCGATCGGATGGCCGATCGCTTCTTCTATTGCGGGTCACTTGCTCATCCGGTATGGTACCTTCCGTGTTTCATTCGTGGGAGGTTTGTCTCTTATCATCGGGACAGGCCTATTTGTTTTGATGAATGCGGAATCCGGTCCGTGGTGGGCTGCCTTGGCGAGTTTTTTCGTCGGTATCGGGATGGGGTTGACGAGCACTTCATTCATCGTCACCATCCAAGGGGCCGTCGTCCACGAACAGCGGGGCTCCGCAACTGCGGCAAATATGTTCATGCGCAATCTCGGAAATACAGTAGGAGCAGCCATTTTCGGCGCTGTCCTGAACGGTTCGCTCCTTTATCAATTCAATAAGCAACAATCGGATTTTCAAGTGGATGACATTAATCTGTTGCTGACTGCCAGCAGCAGGGAAGCTTTGCCAGCGAGCGAACTTCACTCCTTGCAGACGACTCTGGACATTTCATTGCAATGGGTTTATCTCTCGGTGGCTTTGTTCGCTCTGTTAAGCCTGCTTCTCATATTACGGATTCCGCGTGGAAAGGGGTATCACCATGACAACAACTGA
- the cbpB gene encoding cyclic-di-AMP-binding protein CbpB: protein MISVNNRDFLFMPVSDYIISSEKVAHVQVGNNAEHALLVLTKTGYSAIPVLDAKFHLKGLLGIGMITDSILGLERIEYERLSELKVDEIMQTDIPSILTTDRFQKGLDLLINHTFLCVTEEDGTFAGILTRRVMLKQFKKYIYSVQQ from the coding sequence ATGATTTCTGTAAACAACAGGGATTTTCTTTTTATGCCCGTTTCGGACTATATCATTTCATCTGAGAAAGTTGCGCATGTCCAGGTCGGAAATAATGCAGAACACGCCCTTCTTGTCCTGACGAAAACAGGATATTCAGCGATTCCTGTTTTGGATGCGAAATTCCATCTGAAAGGGCTGCTTGGCATCGGGATGATCACCGACTCCATTTTGGGGCTGGAGCGCATCGAGTATGAACGACTGTCCGAATTGAAAGTCGACGAAATTATGCAAACCGACATTCCTTCGATTCTAACGACGGATCGATTCCAAAAAGGGTTGGACCTTCTGATCAATCATACATTTTTATGTGTGACGGAAGAGGACGGCACTTTTGCAGGGATTTTGACACGACGCGTGATGCTGAAACAGTTTAAAAAATATATCTATTCTGTTCAACAGTAA